In the genome of Phacochoerus africanus isolate WHEZ1 chromosome 5, ROS_Pafr_v1, whole genome shotgun sequence, the window GAGGACCTTCCACTAAGGGGCAGACCCCAGCTCTCCCAGCATCAAAGCATCAGTGAGGGCTGGATGATCTGCCAGGGGCCATCATGGGGGTCCCTTCCTGGCCCCacctcctgcagctgcagcctgaaaTCTCCAGGCACAGCCTAGGCAGCCCCAGAGGAAGACGCCAGcagagccccaccccaccccggagATTCCCCCAGCCTGGCTCTCAGGCCCCTAGTGGCATGGAGAAGGATGTGACCTCGGCTCCCATCCCCAGGGAcctgtgctgggccgggggaCTGGAGTTTAATCAGGGTTCTGATGTCTCTTGAGTATATCAGTCTGAGCCCATTTGCTTGGTGTCACCCTCTTCGTACATGACCATCTTGTTCAATCCTCATTCCAACCTCAGAAACAGGGATTACTGTCTTCcattcacagataaagaaactgaagctcagagaagttaagataCTTGTgcagggtcacacagccaaggAGAAATGGGGACCTGATTTGCCTCAAGATTGCTTGGGGGCCGGGGGGAGCTCTTATGAGTTTTTCTCAAACATCTCTAGCCAAAGCCCACCTACCCAGCTGCTCCCCGCTTTCCCATGTTGAGAGTAGGGGGAAAGGACGTGATGTGAGTGAGGCACACATATGTGCTAAGTACATCCCACTTTTCAGGTTGCTGTTTATGAAGTTCTCTCTGACAGGTGTATTTTGTATTGTTAAACCTTGTCACATGGGCTGAGGAAGGCTGTCCAGGAATGTCACCTCTGCACTCACCTGTCTCCTCTTTGCAGATCTTGATGTCCACACAGATAGCCTGGGGTTTTTTCCCAGTCAGGATGTCCCAGGAGATGCGACGGAGAAAGCTCCTCATGATCTTCTTGCACAGACCTCTCAGTATCTTCAACTTGTCGCACACCTGGGAGGCTGCCTGGGTGACAGTGTCCTGGAGCGGCAGAGACACGGCAGGACACGGGTACCAGGTGAGCCCTGCCCGGCGAGGCCTCTCTGCAGGGCCCAGCAGCTTTGGGGCCCTGGGCAAGTCTGGCGATGAAAGTGTTGGGGACAAGGAACTGGTGCCAGGTGGCCACGGGGACAGAGACTGGAGAACAGGGCTCAGCTTCCCACTCTCCGCCCCCCTCCCTGAGCCTGGCTAGTAGAAGCTCATGAGAGGACAATGGCCCTGCCAGGTCTCAGTACAGCTGGCCCCTGTCTTCTGTGTGGAGAGTGGTGCTCATGGCCTCCAGACCCACTTTAAAGGCTCTACGTGCATAGCTTACTGGGTTCAGGGTCTGGCTGTGGGCTCCTCCCACAGGGGGTGTGTGGGAAGGTTAGAAGGAAGGCTTGGAGCCTCAGtgcatttgattttgaaatatctTTACTGCCATCCCAGTCGAGCGGGATAAATCTGAGTACCTCGGGCTGAGAGTGGAGATGCTGAAGAGGTTGGGGGAACAGAAGAGAGGGAGGGTGAGTGAAAAAATGGTTCTTTAGTAACGTTACAACCCCTTGTTAATCATTCACTCAGAGCTAAGTGCCTCCCACTTTTCAGGTCAATTGAAAGGCTTGGGCAACTTGCAAGGTTATCCATCCCATTCCACAGAcaggaaaactgaagctcagaaagggttaatgacttgcccaagccatacagctagaaagtggcagatctggggagttcctgttgtggctcagcggaaatgaatccaactaggaaccatgagattgtgagttcaatcctggccccgatcagtgagttaaggatacagccttgccgtgagctgggataggtcgcagaggcatctcagatccagagttgctatggctgtggtgtaggctggcagctatagctctgatttgccccctagcctgtgaacctctttatgccgtgggtgaggccctaaaaaaataaataaaaataaaatagaataaaatgcattattgagatttaaaaaaaagaaagaaagaaagaaagaaagaaagtggcagATCTGGGACTTAGCAGTCCTGACTCAACTCCTCTCTGGAACCAGTCTCTCAAAGCCCTGCCCTGGATGCGAATGTTAGGCCTATAGGGAAAGGTCCCTACCTTCTCTGGGAACAGGTTgcctttgagaattttttttcagatttttttattatagtggatttacattgttctgtcaatttctttttcttttttttttctttctttttttttttttttttttggtctctttagagctgcacctgaggcatatggatgttcccaggctaggggtctaatcagagctctagctgccgacctgcaccacagccacggcggcataggatccttaacccactgagagaggccagggatcaagcccaagtcctcgtgggtactagtcaggttcattaccactgagccacaatgggaactcctgttctgtcgatttctgctgtacagcaaaatgacgcagtcatacatctatacacattctcatgttatcttccgtcatgttcctgttccatcacaagtgattggacatagttccctgtgccatacagcaggacctcggggtctctccattctaaatgtaacagccTTTGAAAATTTGATGGAAACCACACACCCTTCCTCCCCCTTTCACAGGCCCAGAGTGTCACAAGTTCCAAGGATTCTCTGAAGTCCATCTGCTGACCAGAGAGGAGCCCACAGACACCCCCCAACCCGTGCCCCAGCCAGTAGCTCTGGGGCAGCACCTGCTCTGGGGCCCCGGTCCTGCCCATTTCCCCCGCCAGCAGGCAGAGAGCTccaccagcccccagcctcacctCGTTGGGCTGTGGTCCCACCATATCCTCCAGCTTCTGGATTATCTTCCGGCAAGACTCACAGAAGTAGCCCAGCTCCTCTCTTTGGAGCAGCTGGTCACCCTGTCAGGAAAGGAGGCCCCTCAAGGTGGTCTCTCAGACACCCAGCCTTGGAAAGGCACCGGGAAGGGGCCCTTGGGTGCTTTCAAGGCCAGCTGGATCATTATGATCTTTCTGTCCCTAAGGATCTGAACCAAGCTAGCTGGCCCTTGCCTACCTTCCTGCTAGTCTTAGAGGGGCTGGAGACCCCAGGACCTGTCCCCACACCCACAACACCTTTTCAAGCCCAGTACCTCTTCTGTTCTCTGGTCAGACTTCAAAGGATGCTCTCGTGGAGGCAAACTAATGTGCCCCCCCCAgcacgccccccaccccgccaggcATGAGCATGAACCAGCATCTTCAgcacccagccctgcctccctcccccagaccaTGAGAGAtctccaccctcacccctggGGCTGCCtcggaggagaggaaggagagggaccATGGGAGGTGAGCAGGGAGCCAGCCGAGTACCTGGGGGTCCTCCGGGGCCAGGTTCTGGCAGAACTGCTCTCCGTCGCATGGGTGGGCCCTTGCCAGGGCAGAGTGCTGAGGGGTCAGACCAGAAAAGGCCAGCCCTGGGGAAGAAAGAGCATTAGCACTCCCATCCCcaagggcagagggggaggaaaAGTCAGCTCTCTCAGCCAGCAGAGCGCCCGGATGGAGCAGATGGAGCAGATGGAGCGGGGCAGGGATGCGGCCTCGTGAGGAATCCAGGAGGCCCCCGGCCCTACTCTGCCCCGGGGCTGCAATGAACCCCTGTCAGCGAGAAGACTTGCTCTCAGTTCCTTGGAGAGTAGGAGAGAAAGAGCCCCAACCACAACCCTCATACCCCCTTtctatctgtctctctttctgtctgtctgtctctgtctctctctctcacacacacacacacatttggggGTTGTCTGAAAGGAAATTTCCATCCTCTCCTTTCTAGAGAccgtctttctttttctctttccttctaagAAACCCCCTCACATCAGGTGGCACAGCCCACTCTCCCTTCCAGAAGGGTCCTTACTCTGAGCTAAGCCCTCGGAGTTTACAGTGACCCCAGGCCCCGGgagagaggatgggggtggggaatagGAATCGAGTCTAGAACAGAGAGGTCCCCATTCGCTCATAAGCCCTGTCACCATCCTGACCAGTGGGACCCAGAAGTAACATCAGGCCTACTGATGAGGGTCCATGACCTTCATGACCCAGATGAAGAGTCAGAGGCCCAGGGAAAGAAGGGGGGACCCAGGCCACACAGTGTGACCAGAGGGTCAGGATCAGAACCCGGTTGGGGCTCACGGCCTTCCCACCAGCTGTCTCTCCCCATCGGCCAGGTCACTGACAGGCTGGGCTGAAGCTGGCGAGGGCCTGGGAGGCCTGGGGTCCACCAAGCCTGAGAAAGCTGGACTGGCAGGAGGAGTTGTGAGGATCTACCCCAAGGGGAACGTCCTTACCTGGGGTGCCCAGGAGCACCAAGGTGAGGAGCAGGACGGCCCAGGAGGTCATGGCGGGGCAGCTGCCAAGGCTCCTCCACACCCACTTTTATGGAGGCTGGGGATCAGGCAGCCACCTCCCTGTGTCACCGGGTTTACCACAAACACCAACACAAACCAGTGGAGgaatggggggaggagggggacctCAGAGCTTCCACACACCCTGCCGGCCCCCACCACACAGTACTAGAACTTTCCGAGCCAAGGACAGCATCAGCTGTCAGCAGGCCCACCCTGCCCGGATGTGGTCATGGAAGGAAAAATCCCTACCAGTGGCCAGTCAGGTAGGGCTCTTGGCCATGTGAGCGTCCCagctcctctgccctcccagggGACCAGGCTGTCTCCATGTGCCATCCTTTCATATCCCTGCTCACTCTCCAGCCCTTGAAGCCAATGTGACACTACCTGATTCAGCCAGAAGTAGAAAAGGTTGCCCTCGGGGTAGATCCTGACaattcctcctcccagccctgtttGCTCAAGCTTGGTGGACCCTGAGCCTGAGCTCCACAGGCCCCCCAGTCCCTCTCTGGCTTCTCGCCATCATCACGGAGGCTGGGCCTTTCCCTCAGAGCCGGCTTCAGCCGGGATTCTGGGCCACCTCCCTGGGATCCCTCTCTGAATCTTCATCTGTGCCATAAAGGTCACTGGTCCTTTTCTGTAAGAAAAATACAGGCTGCCTAATTAAAGGTAgatattagatttaaaaaattggagttcctgttgtggctcagcaggctaagaacccaactagtatccatgaggattctggttcgatccctggcctcactcagtgggttaaggattcacaggtgtggctcagatcccgtgtggctgtggctgtggtgtaggccggcagctgcagctctgattggaccccaggctgggaacctctgtagGCTGCccgtgtgggcctaaaaagataaaaagatgggGAGTGGGAAATGGGGTTCCTGTCTGTAAGTAGAAACACTAGACTGGAAGTTTCCACCAGTTCCACTTCCCATAGGACTTCTCAGGCCCTTTaccgtgtctgtgtgtgttgtgGATCCCGAGGCTGAATTCTCAGCTCTTCCCAGCATCTTTGGCCATCAAACCCTTTGGTCAAGAAGATATTTGAGGGATGGGGTGACAGTAGCTGATCTGCCACCTTCTCAGGTTGGTATGACCAGCAGGGTGACTGGCCTAGCAGCTTCTGGAGCCCAGGCAGCAGCTGTCATGGCAgccaaaaacagacagacaaacagacgTGCCCCTCCTCAGAGAGTCAGACTGGGGCTCCTCCTCGTTGTCACTCCTTTGCCTCCTGGAGAGTGGAGAATGGGGACAGGGGGTTTGCTGCACCCCACGATGGATCAGACTGAACTCAGAAGGCTGGGGACCCCCGAATCCTTTCTGGTTGTTCACCCCAACCCCGGGGAAGCAGACACACTCACACCTTCACTCCTGTCACACACTTGTACACAGTGACACTCCCTCACATTCACACGCTCTCCCAAGCACTCATTCACACACATGCCTAGccactctcacacacactcccAGACACCCACCTGCTCACACGTACTAATTCACAGCCACACACTTGCAAATACTCATAAatccatatacacacaaacacaccaccTTTATTCCTGTTCTTTGTGGACACCACTTGATGCCAcggaatttaaacattttagcactttttggtctctctcttttttttttttttttttttctcaccatgcCCCCctatactgaagttcccaggccagggatcaaacccacaccacaggagtagcgcaagccacagcaatgacaatgctgaatctttaatcccctgagccaccagaCAACTCTGGtgactgatttttaattttattgaaaaaaatgaatcagataagaaagcaaaaaaataaatgaaaccccTTTATAAGCTCAAGAAAGAGATTTACCGGAATATTGACAACTGGATTTATCATGgtgattattttgaaaagtatagAAATGTTGAATCACTAACGCAGTGATTCAGGAACTAACACAGTGTGGTAGGTCGTTTATACATCAAAAACAAACTGGCAAACCCTTAGAAAAAATAGATCAGATTTGTGGCCACCAGAGTCAAGGaacaagggggagggagaattaGATGAAGGCCATCAAAtggtgcaaacttccagttagaaaataaataagtactaggaatataatgtacaacatgacaAGGATAATAACACTGTTGTACTTTGtaaatgaaagttgttaagagaggtTATCCCGAGAATTCTCattacaggggaaaaaattatttcttatttctttaatgttgcatctttttctttttctttttcttttttttttttttttgtctattgaggcccgcacctgcgtcatatggaggttcccaggctaggggtccaataggagctgtagccacctgcccaagccacagccacagcaacgccagatccgagacttatctgcaacctacaccacagctcacagcaacgctggatccttaacccaccaagcgaggccaggaatggaactcacaacctcatggttcctagtcggattcgtttccgctgcaccacgatgggaactcctaatgttacATCtttatgtgagatgatggatgttcactaaacctgTTGCGGTCATCATTTTAGGATGTATGTAGGTCAAATCAGTATATTGTACAACTTAAACTTAcatagtgctgtatgtcaattatatttcaataaaactggaaattaaTTTAACAAGACATATAtatccatttaattttattttatttttatttttttatttatttatttattttttttttgctttttaggcctgcacctgcagcatttggaagttcccaggctacgggttggatcagagctacagctgccagcctacgccacagcaacttgggatctgagcctctctgggacctaccccacagctcatggcaatgccagatcctcaacccactgagcgaggccagggattttacccgcatcctcatggataccagtcaggttcatttccactgtgccacaaagggaactccccatttacatttttaaatgcatatgtttATAAGAAAAGGTATATGTTGGTGTATGATTATAAActgcagaaactttttaaataatctttttagtTTAACAAAATACCATGAACATCTTTCCATACCAATACATTTGGATCTCCTTCACCATTTCCATTGGTTGCCTAATGTTCTATTTTAGGAATGAACTGTAACTGGAGTCCTTTGATTCTGGGATTCATGAGCCTTCCACttgcagggcaggggctgggaaagATCTCTAATGGCTTGTACAATAGTCTAGGTGAGTGATAGGAATGCCTTCTTTAGACTGGGTGCCTCATGTTCTCAAGATGGCTGCTGTAGCGCCTCCAGGCCTCCAGGCCTCACCCcaggtggaaaaataaaaagagtgaagCAGGAAAGGGTGGtacttttataaaagaaaagcagatgtTTCCCAGAAACCTTCAGCTTGTGTATCATTGGTACATCGCAGTAGCTACCCCTAGCTGTGAAGGGCTATACAGAAGGAAGCCTTttgctggacttttttttttttttttttttgtcactctgAACAAACTAGAGATTCtgccaggaaggaagagaaggaaggggagtcAAGTAGACAACAGTGGTATCAGCTGCCGAAGGACTTCTTGCTAAACAGCGTTTTGAGGGAAGACTTTATAAGTTTTTACAACTAATCAGGTACAAGacacagaggagagaggaggcaaaTTTTTATAAGATTTGGAGGCACAGGGACTAGTTGTGAAGCAGGAAAATTAGGAAAAGGAGTTTTTTTGTGAAAAGCTGAGTGTGAGGTGTTGCATTTGTGTGGTCTGCTTGAGGGCAGGCCCACCTCTGCTGTTAGATCCACCCACCATGCCTAGAACTGCCCTCAGACCAAATGGTCTGTTGATGTCAAACTGGTTCACCTCATGGAAGGAAACCAGGACTCAGAGAGGTCCAGTGAAttgtccaaggacacacagctcaAAACAGACTGGTCTGGGGATTTGAGCCCAGGCCTGTCTGACTCTAAAGCCCGTTTGTCCCCCCTCCGCCTTGGCCATATCTCTAGGTTTCCAGCCCAGAGCTGCTTGACCTCTGGCCACCAGGTCAGGCACAGCTCCCCCTCCTCTTAGCAGGCCTCTTATGCCCTAACCACTTGCAGAGACCGTGGTCTATGTGTGGAGACCAcaatagaaaggagaaaaagcccAGGAAGCTGactcatgtttttctttgttgtggGGTATTTGGTAAGACCAGATATTCCAGTAAGTCCTGGTCTGCAGTGCTGAGGGCTACCAAAAAGCATGGTTCATCATAGGCCTCCACCCAGGCTTCTGGGGTCTCATGTGAAGAGAACCTGGCACAGGTCCTACCCTTGTCCTACTCACAGGGTCGCATGGAAGGCCCATTGCAGGCCAAGCCCAgatccacaggagttcctgtgtgaaGCTTATTGCTTTCTGTGTCTTCATCAAGAAATCcttgctctggagttcctgttgtggctcagcaggttaagaacccaactagtatccagaaggaggcaggttccatccctggcctcactctgtgggttaaggatccagcattgccatgagctgcagggtaggtcacagacacagctcagatctggcgttgctgtggctgtggtgtaggccagcagctgcaactccgattcgaaccctagcctgggaaactccatatgctgagggtgaagccctaaaaagataaataaataaataaatgaaatccttTCTCCAATGTCAGAATGACATCCTCttgtttcttctaggagttttatagttttaacttttacatttaggtctgtgatgcATCTCCAATGAGCTGGGTTGGGGTTCTGTTGTTTCAAatcaatttgttgaaaagatttttcttttcccattgaacTGCCTTGGTGCCTTGGTCAGAAATCAACTGACTGTATAAATGTGGGTCTATTTGTGGGCTCTTTATTATAACAAGAGCtactacaataataataataacaaaacaagcTGATTTTTCTAATGGGTGCTATGCTTGCATGGTCAATTCACAAAGGAAggtaagaataacaaataaaCATTGGAAAAAGTGTTTGATATCATAAATCATGAGGGAATTCTATATTAAAGCTACAATGAGATGATGGCATTAAAAtgaccacaattttaaaaacaagattaaaaaaataagaatctgggagttcctgttgtggctcattggaaatgaatccaactgatatccatgaggatgtggatttgatccctggcctccatcaatgggttaaggattagcgttgctgtagctccgatccagcccctagcctgggaacttccaatgctgcgagtgcggccctaaaaagcaaaaaaaaaaaaaaaaaaaaatctgaaaaaaagatagaggagttcccgctgtggctcagtgggtcaagatccaattgcagtggcttagTTTGCtttggaggtatgggtttgatccccagcctggtgcagttggttaaaggatccagcattgctacagctatagcataggtttcagctgtggcttggattcaatccctgacctggaaactttcatatgttgtgggtgcagccataaagaaataaatgaataaattttttaaaaaagaaacaaacaaacaaaacagaacaaaaccagaagtcatagaaacagagaacgGATTAGTGGCTGCCAGAGGCAGGATATGAAAGTGGGCAAAAATGCATGAAGGTGATAAAAAgctacaaacttccagctataaaataagtcCTGGGCATGTAACTTATagtatggtgactatagttaataatatcctgttgtatatttgaaaattgctaatggagtagattttaaaatttcacatcaaaagtaaaaaaaaattgtaactatgtgtggtgatggatgatAACTGgataatcattttgtaatatttacttacatcaaatcattatgttgtacacctgttatatattaattacatttcattttttaaaaaacaaatgataatgatacCTAGTGTGCAGCGATGTAGTGagatatttaaaatcatattagactactcagccataaaaaagaacaaaatcatgccatttgcagcaacatgaatggaactagagactctcatactaagtgaagtaagtcagaaagagaaagacaaatcccatatgatatcacttatatatggaatctaatatatggcacaaatgaacctatctacaaaaaagaaacagactcaggagttcccgtcgtggtgcagtggttaacgaatccgactaggaaccatgaggttgcgggttcgatccctgcccttgctcagtgggttaaagatccggcgttgccgtgagctgtggtgtaggttgcagacgtggctcggatcccacgttgctgtggctctggcataggctggcggctacagctccaattagacccttggcctgggaacctccatatgccgcgggagcggcccaagaaatggcaaaaagacaaaaaaaaaaagaaacaaacaaactcagagacctggagaacagacttgtggttgccaagggggagggggaaggagtggggtgcacttggagtttggggttagtagatgcaagctcttgcatttggagtggattagcaatgagatcccgctgtatagctcagggaactatatctagtcacttgtgatggagcatgatggaagataatgtgagaaaaatggagttccccttgtggctcagaggaaacgaatctaactagaaaccatgaggttgcgggttcaatccctggtctcgctcagtgggttaaagatccggcgttaccatgagttatggtgtagctagcagacaaggcttggatcccgcattgctgtggctgtggcataggccagcgactacagctccgattcacccctagcctgggaacctccgtatgctgcggatgcagccctgaaaagctgcatatatatatatataaatatataaaaatatatataaatatatatatatatatagctgcttatatatataaactgggtcactttgctgtacagcagaaattggcagaaccttgtaaatcaacaatataaaaaactatgatttaaaaaataaaatgaaaaaatcataTTAGACACTTGGCAcgtagaggggaaaaaagacaaagcaaatgtTGATGAGGTTGTGGAGCAACTGATACTTCAGACATTATCGGTGGGAGTATAAAATGGATTTCTGAAACTTAGACTGACAGTTTTTCATGGAGTTAAGCATATGCCTGCCCCGTAACCCAGCAATTCACCTCTAGATCTTCACTCACACTAAATGTACATAGGTACATACAAAGACTATACAAGAAGGTTCCCAgacatatgatctagcaattacACTACTAGATGTGTActccaaaaaattgaaaacagagattcaaataGATATTTATACATCAGTGTTCATAGTAGTATTAGTCACACTagccaaaagtaaaaacaacccaaatgtccatggatagatgaatgaattaacaaaatatgatatatacatacagtggaatattattcagtcataaaaaataacaaatttccgATACATGTTACAagatggatgaatcttgaaagcTGCTATGCTAAGTGATATAAGCCGTatacaaaaggataaatattgtatgataccacttacatgaattatctagaaaaggcaaattcatAGGGACAGAAATTAGAGATTACCAGGGACTGGGGAGCAGGGGATTAAAGGAGTTATTATTGCTTAATGGTTACAGAGTTTCTATTTAGGGtgataaaaaaatttgaaatggatAGTGATGAAGGCtgcacaatattttaaatgtaattgtgCACCACTGCTTTTTCAAATCATCTTTTATATCTCTGTAAAAAGTTTTAGGAAGAACTCTCAgggaccaccccaccccctcacccccaattCCCCAGGCAAAGGGACCCAATGGGACCGACCGCCTTGGCAGAAGGTGCAGCTTCAAGGAGCTGCAATCACTCTGTCCCACACTTGCGTACATGACTCAGAGCTTACTCACGGGGCATTTTGATATAACCAAATAAAATGCTGGGAACCGAATGAAAGATCATTAAAGGCAGTAAAGgtgaaataaaataggagttcatCGGCCAAAGAAGACTTGGTGGAGAAAGCAGCAAATGATAAAAAATAGCGTGAAGCAGGGTTTTATCATATTACATTTCAGCAAGCTGACTgaaatttaactaaaaaaa includes:
- the GNLY gene encoding granulysin — encoded protein: MTSWAVLLLTLVLLGTPGLAFSGLTPQHSALARAHPCDGEQFCQNLAPEDPQGDQLLQREELGYFCESCRKIIQKLEDMVGPQPNEDTVTQAASQVCDKLKILRGLCKKIMRSFLRRISWDILTGKKPQAICVDIKICKEETGLI